A genomic segment from Cytophagales bacterium encodes:
- a CDS encoding 50S ribosomal protein L7/L12 produces the protein MADLKKFAEELVNLSVKEVNELATILKEEHGIEPAAAAAPAATGGNGAGEAKEEAEEKSSFDVILKAPGGAKLAIVKLVKEITGLGLKESKELVDASPKAVKEAVGKSEAEDMKKKLEEAGAEVELK, from the coding sequence ATGGCAGATTTAAAAAAATTCGCAGAAGAGTTGGTAAATTTATCCGTAAAGGAAGTAAATGAGCTGGCTACTATCCTCAAAGAGGAGCATGGTATTGAACCGGCAGCCGCAGCAGCTCCTGCAGCCACGGGAGGCAATGGAGCAGGAGAAGCAAAAGAAGAAGCAGAAGAAAAATCATCCTTTGATGTGATCTTGAAAGCGCCCGGAGGAGCTAAATTGGCAATCGTTAAATTGGTTAAGGAAATCACCGGCTTAGGATTGAAAGAATCTAAAGAATTGGTTGATGCATCACCCAAGGCGGTTAAGGAAGCAGTTGGTAAAAGTGAAGCTGAAGACATGAAGAAAAAATTAGAAGAAGCCGGGGCCGAGGTAGAGCTTAAATAA
- a CDS encoding SpoIIE family protein phosphatase produces MNRRNGESEKRRAGKRSDSPIHPFTDSGGLRGASQAGRGDYVANDGMDLSLISIDPEKRSLTFAGAKRPLYVASNGTLNEIKGNVLGIGGSRKKTIKKFTQHEYSVKKSDTIYLFSDGYSDQFGGPDNTKFMTERFKRLLLDIHDLPMDKQRQKLENTIEEWKGESRQIDDILVIGVRI; encoded by the coding sequence TTGAATCGGAGAAACGGGGAATCGGAGAAACGGAGAGCTGGAAAACGAAGCGATTCACCCATTCACCCATTCACCGATTCAGGGGGACTTAGGGGAGCTTCGCAGGCAGGTAGAGGAGATTACGTTGCAAATGATGGCATGGATTTATCGCTTATTTCAATTGATCCTGAAAAACGCAGCCTCACTTTTGCTGGCGCCAAACGGCCATTATATGTCGCTTCAAATGGAACCTTAAATGAAATAAAAGGCAATGTTCTGGGAATTGGAGGAAGTAGAAAAAAAACAATCAAAAAATTTACTCAACATGAATATAGCGTAAAAAAAAGCGACACCATTTATCTTTTCTCCGATGGATATTCAGACCAATTTGGTGGACCTGATAATACAAAGTTTATGACCGAAAGATTCAAACGTCTCCTTTTGGATATTCACGACTTACCAATGGACAAGCAGCGGCAAAAATTAGAAAATACCATTGAGGAATGGAAAGGTGAAAGCAGGCAGATTGATGACATCCTGGTGATTGGGGTAAGAATATAG